A section of the Scomber scombrus chromosome 24, fScoSco1.1, whole genome shotgun sequence genome encodes:
- the LOC133976671 gene encoding NF-kappa-B inhibitor zeta-like yields the protein MLDQIQSQTRRGQFLPAGINSGTNGFFTTDHKPPEVMQKTVKQLLVMSRQVSQGQQKRKYCHDDNSEHKYKSVKFEAFDVSPPAPANLNMTPYFPAAAPEHNHITPPHMQHSPLQGPMAPTSEFKMTLFQWQIQHEAQKLEGISPEIMHMQDADGDTFLHIAVAQGKRALAYVLAAKMAERGSLDIKEHNGQTPLQLAAAINQHLIVQDLLLQGAQINTRDLWGRSPLHVCAEKGHYLSIQNIWNTLLGSGQSIDVEMFNYDGGCLIKYCSVLSLSLSEGLTPLHAAVLSHNTVMKDLRIVESTCSYMATELMQRRQTYIECIKTLLLMGASYGTKDLKSGRTCLHIASEEANVELLSIFLEHPSSLTFVNVKTFSGNTALHIASSLPNHKIKVEAVKLLMRKGADPGARNFENELPAQLVPEGPTGEKVRQILKGKYINA from the exons ATGTTGGATCAAATTCAAAGCCAGACCAGAAGAGGCCAGTTTCTGCCAGCGGGGATCAACTCCGGCACTAATG GCTTTTTTACCACTGATCACAAGCCGCCAGAAGTGATGCAAAAGACGGTGAAGCAGCTGCTAGTAATGAGCCGCCAGGTCAGTCAGGGTCAACAG AAAAGGAAATACTGCCACGATGACAACTCAGAGCATAAATATAAATCTGTCAAATTTGAAGCCTTTGACGTGAGTCCTCCAGCACCAGCGAACCTCAATATGACTCCTTATTTCCCCGCTGCTGCACCTGAACACAACCACATCACCCCTCCACATATGCAACATTCACCTCTGCAGGGACCAATGGCTCCGACTTCTGAGTTCAAAATGACTTTGTTTCAATGGCAAATACAACATGAGGCTCAGAAGTTGGAAGGAATTTCTCCTGAGATAATGCACATGCAAGACGCAGATGGTGACAC ATTTCTTCACATAGCAGTGGCACAAGGTAAAAGGGCTCTGGCTTATGTGCTTGCTGCAAAAATGGCAGAACGTGGCTCACTGGACATAAAAGAGCACAATGGGCAG ACGCCGCTTCAGTTAGCAGCAGCCATCAATCAGCACTTAATTGTCCAAGACCTGCTGCTGCAAGGAGCACAAATCAACACCAGAGACTTATGGGGCCGCTCtcctttgcatgtgtgtgctgagAAAGGACACTATCTCAGTATTCAG AACATCTGGAATACCCTGTTAGGAAGTGGGCAATCAATTGATGTTGAAATGTTCAATTATGATGGTGGGTGCCTT ATAAAATActgctctgttctctctctctctctctctgaaggtTTGACGCCGCTTCATGCTGCCGTCTTGTCTCACAACACTGTGATGAAAGACCTGAGGATTGTGGAAAGTACTTGTTCATATATGGCAACAGAGCTGATGCAGAGGAGACAGACGTACATCGAGTGTATAAAGACTCTGCTGCTCATGGGCGCCTCCTATGGGACAAAG GATCTAAAAAGTGGACGAACTTGTCTTCACATAGCTTCAGAGGAGGCAAATGTGGAGCTGTTGAGTATTTTCCTTGAACACCCTTCATCACTGACCTTTGTGAATGTTAAG ACGTTCAGCGGAAACACGGCCCTGCACATCGCCAGCTCCTTGCCAAATCATAAAATTAAGGTGGAAGCCGTGAAGTTGCTGATGAGAAAAGGAGCTGACCCCGGGGCCAGAAACTTTGAAAATGAACTGCCGGCTCAGCTGGTGCCCGAAGGACCCACTGGTGAAAAG
- the gk gene encoding glycerol kinase — translation MNGTMAASSHRIMLGPLVAAIDQGTSSTRFLVFNSKTAELLSHHQVEIKQSFPKEGWVEEDPKEILHSVYECMERTCEKLTQLNIDISNIKAIGVTNQRETTLVWDKETGEPLYNAIVWLDLRTQSTVERLINKTPGRNKNHLKHKTGLPISTYFSAVKLRWLMDNVSEVHEAVVSHRAMFGTVDSWLIWCLTGGKSGGVHCTDVTNASRTMLFNIHTLDWDPELCKYFGIPMEILPRVRSSSEIYGLMKSGALSGIPISGCLGDQSAALVGQMCFQDGQAKNTYGTGCFLLRNTGPKPVMSDHGLLTTVAYKLGRDKPACYALEGSVAIAGAVVRWLQDNLGIIESSEELEKLAASVGTSYGCYFVPAFSGLYAPYWEPSARGIICGLTQFTNKSHLAFAALEAVCFQTREILDAMNQDSGIPLTQLQVDGGMTSNRLLMQLQADILCIPVVKPSMPETTALGAAMAAGAAEGVSVWSLNPEDLSEVTSEKFEPQINPEESEFRYARWKKAVQKSMNWETTEPVCNGNGESSIFSSVPLGFYIMGSMLMLIGAKYIAGPD, via the exons ATGAACGGCACCATGGCCGCCTCTTCACACCGGATAATGCTGGGGCCGCTGGTTGCTGCTATCGACCAGGGGACGAGCTCCACCCGGTTTCTG gtgTTTAATTCAAAAACAGCAGAGCTTCTCAGCCATCATCAAGTGGAAATCAAACAGAGCTTCCCCAAAGAGGG ATGGGTGGAGGAGGACCCCAAAGAAATTCTGCATTCAGTGTACGAGTGCATGGAGCGGACGTGTGAAAAACTCACCCAGCTCAACATAGACATCTCAAACATTAAAG CTATTGGAGTGACCAACCAAAGAGAGACCACGCTGGTTTGGGACAAAGAGACGGGAGAGCCCCTCTACAACGCCATCG TGTGGTTGGACCTGCGGACTCAATCAACAGTTGAACGTCTGATCAACAAAACTCCGGGAAGGAATAAGAACCACCTAAAG CACAAAACGGGGCTCCCCATCAGCACGTACTTCAGCGCGGTGAAGCTTCGCTGGCTGATGGACAACGTGAGCGAGGTGCACGAAGCCGTCGTTTCTCACCGCGCCATGTTCGGCACCGTCGACTCCTGGCTCATTTGG TGTTTAACTGGGGGGAAGTCTGGCGGAGTTCACTGCACAGATGTGACCAACGCCAGCAGGACCATGCTGTTTAACATTCATACTTTGGACTGGGACCCAGAACTTTGCAA ATATTTTGGTATTCCTATGGAGATCTTGCCCAGGGTGAGGAGTTCTTCAGAAATATACGGCCTCATG AAATCAGGAGCCCTTTCAGGTATCCCCATTTCAGGG TGTCTCGGGGATCAATCAGCAGCACTTGTTGGACAGATGTGTTTCCAGGATGGACAAGCTAAAAACAC GTATGGAACTGGTTGTTTTTTACTGCGAAACACTGGACCTAAG CCTGTAATGTCGGACCACGGCCTTCTGACCACTGTGGCGTACAAACTAGGTCGAGACAAACCGGCCTGCTACGCATTGGAG GGCTCCGTGGCCATTGCAGGAGCTGTGGTGCGTTGGCTGCAGGACAATCTCGGGATAATCGAATCTTCTGAAGAGCTTG AGAAGTTGGCTGCATCGGTCGGCACATCCTACGGTTGTTATTTTGTTCCTGCGTTTTCGGGTCTTTACGCGCCTTACTGGGAGCCCAGCGCAAGAGG GATTATTTGTGGGTTAACTCAGTTCACTAATAAGAGTCACCTCGCATTCGCTGCACTGGAAGCCGTCTGTTTTCAGACACGAGAG ATTCTGGATGCCATGAATCAGGACAGCGGCATCCCACTAACTCAGCTGCAGGTGGACGGAGGAATGACGTCCAACAGGTTGCTGATGCAGCTGCAGGCTGACATACTCTGCATCCCTGTCG TGAAGCCGTCCATGCCTGAGACCACTGCTCTGGGGGCAGCGATGGCAGCCGGAGCAGCAGAGGGTGTGAGCGTGTGGAGTCTGAACCCAGAGGACCTGAGTGAAGTCACCTCGGAGAAGTTTGAGCCTCAGATCAACCCTGAAG AAAGCGAGTTTCGGTACGCACGGTGGAAGAAAGCAGTGCAGAAATCTATGAACTGGGAGACGACGGAGCCTGTTTGTAATGGAAACG GTGAATCTAGTATCTTCAGCAGCGTTCCACTGGGCTTTTACATAATGGGCAGCATGTTGATGTTAATCGGAGCGAAATACATTGCAG GCCCCGACTAG